A genomic region of Luteibacter aegosomatissinici contains the following coding sequences:
- the dksA gene encoding RNA polymerase-binding protein DksA produces MAKNARSSTVAKAAAKKGGAGDATKTRTVAAGGKAPAKTAVRAAAKPAAKTAAKTVAKTAKPATKAAPAKSAPAAKKAAAAPAAKPAAAKKAPAKAAPVTKAAAPKAPAKPAAKAPAPKAPPAPAKKSAPVVEHSAAKATPKQQVKASPAPAPAPVVKATAPAPGRKASAVGSPPSSSNEKSKQTGMNSTTLDNGITKEDGRYALPASTIIDLPKGYKPDDSEEYMNPRHLAYFRNKLKDWREQLVEESRQTMDNLREEVRDVGDEAERATRETENSLELRTRDRYRKLISKIDKALRRIEEGRYGFCEETDEEIGVSRLDARPIATLTLDAQERREHLQKQMGD; encoded by the coding sequence ATGGCGAAAAACGCTCGTAGTTCCACCGTTGCCAAGGCTGCCGCCAAGAAGGGCGGGGCAGGTGACGCGACGAAGACCAGGACGGTTGCGGCCGGGGGCAAGGCACCGGCGAAGACGGCGGTGCGCGCGGCGGCCAAGCCAGCGGCAAAAACCGCAGCGAAAACCGTGGCAAAAACCGCGAAGCCGGCGACCAAGGCGGCTCCCGCGAAATCCGCTCCGGCCGCCAAGAAGGCGGCTGCGGCACCGGCGGCGAAACCCGCCGCCGCAAAGAAGGCGCCCGCCAAGGCGGCGCCCGTGACGAAGGCGGCGGCCCCCAAGGCGCCGGCCAAGCCTGCGGCAAAGGCACCGGCCCCCAAGGCCCCGCCAGCGCCCGCGAAGAAATCGGCCCCGGTGGTGGAGCATTCCGCCGCCAAGGCCACCCCGAAGCAGCAGGTGAAGGCATCGCCGGCACCCGCGCCGGCACCGGTGGTCAAGGCCACCGCCCCCGCCCCTGGACGCAAGGCGTCCGCGGTGGGGAGCCCTCCCTCATCCAGTAACGAGAAGTCCAAGCAAACCGGCATGAACAGCACCACTCTTGACAACGGAATCACGAAGGAAGACGGCCGTTACGCGTTGCCGGCTTCCACGATCATCGACCTGCCGAAGGGCTACAAGCCTGACGACAGCGAGGAATACATGAACCCGCGGCACCTCGCCTACTTCCGCAACAAGCTGAAGGATTGGCGTGAGCAGCTGGTCGAGGAATCGCGCCAGACCATGGATAACCTCCGTGAGGAAGTCCGCGATGTGGGCGATGAGGCCGAGCGCGCCACCCGCGAGACCGAAAACTCGCTGGAACTCCGCACCCGCGATCGCTACCGCAAGCTCATCTCCAAGATCGACAAGGCCCTGCGCCGGATCGAGGAAGGTCGTTACGGGTTCTGCGAAGAGACCGACGAGGAAATCGGCGTGAGCCGCCTCGATGCGCGTCCCATCGCCACCCTCACGCTCGATGCGCAGGAGCGCCGCGAGCACCTGCAGAAGCAGATGGGCGACTAA
- the yidD gene encoding membrane protein insertion efficiency factor YidD, with protein MTRLLLFLLSLYKRWLSPLLGANCRFHPSCSDYTRISIARFGPFKGFVLGSWRILRCQPLCEGGHDPVPDRFVLRRCGAQGAHTHD; from the coding sequence GTGACCCGCCTCCTCCTCTTCCTGCTGTCCCTTTACAAGCGGTGGCTCAGCCCATTGCTAGGGGCTAATTGCCGGTTCCATCCATCCTGTTCCGATTACACACGGATTTCCATAGCCCGGTTCGGCCCTTTCAAGGGCTTCGTGCTGGGCAGCTGGCGCATCCTGCGCTGCCAGCCCCTCTGCGAGGGTGGGCACGATCCTGTCCCCGACCGTTTTGTCCTGCGCCGCTGCGGCGCCCAAGGAGCTCATACCCATGACTGA
- a CDS encoding dihydroorotase, with amino-acid sequence MTDAWLIKNAELVNENKRFVADVRIRDGKIAKIAQGLEKERDEEVIDASGLLLLPGMIDDQVHFREPGLTQKADLATESRACAAGGITSFMEMPNTKPPALDRDSLEYKYTLAAEKSVVNYAFYMGASNDNLEHIRKLDPKAAPGVKVFMGASTGNMLVDNPETLDGIFRDTPVPIITHCEDTPMIDANLAKAHEKYGEDIPMWEHPHIRSREACIKSTRLAISLAKKHNTRLHVLHISTADELALFEPGPIEGKRITAETCVHFLHFGGKADYDEKGSFIKCNPAIKDEADREAIIKALAEGRLDVLATDHAPHLLEEKEQKYDKAPSGLPLVQFALQGALQRVTEGKLTLERVVETVCHNPAKLFNVMNRGFLREGYAADLVLVDPNKPHTVTRQEVLSKCGWSPFEGYTFSSSIASTWVNGQRVFDGKTVDDSIRGQRLEFDR; translated from the coding sequence ATGACTGATGCCTGGCTGATCAAGAACGCCGAACTGGTGAATGAAAACAAGCGGTTCGTCGCCGACGTTCGCATCCGCGACGGAAAAATCGCGAAGATCGCGCAGGGATTGGAAAAAGAGCGTGATGAAGAAGTGATCGATGCCAGCGGCCTGCTCCTGCTGCCGGGCATGATCGACGACCAGGTCCACTTCCGTGAGCCCGGCCTTACCCAGAAGGCCGATCTGGCCACGGAATCTCGCGCCTGCGCGGCCGGCGGCATCACCAGCTTCATGGAAATGCCGAATACCAAGCCACCCGCACTTGATCGCGACAGCCTGGAATACAAGTACACGCTCGCCGCCGAAAAATCGGTCGTGAACTACGCGTTCTACATGGGCGCCAGCAACGACAACCTTGAGCACATCCGCAAGCTCGATCCCAAAGCTGCACCAGGCGTGAAGGTGTTCATGGGTGCCTCCACCGGCAACATGCTGGTGGATAACCCGGAGACGCTCGACGGTATCTTCCGCGACACCCCCGTGCCGATCATCACGCACTGTGAAGATACCCCCATGATCGACGCAAACCTGGCCAAGGCGCACGAGAAGTACGGCGAGGACATCCCCATGTGGGAACACCCGCATATCCGCTCGCGCGAGGCCTGCATCAAGTCGACCCGGCTGGCCATTTCACTGGCGAAGAAGCACAACACCCGCCTGCACGTGCTGCACATCTCCACGGCCGATGAGCTGGCCCTGTTTGAGCCAGGCCCGATCGAAGGCAAGCGGATCACCGCCGAGACGTGCGTCCACTTCCTGCACTTTGGCGGCAAGGCCGATTACGACGAGAAGGGCTCGTTCATCAAGTGCAACCCGGCGATCAAGGACGAAGCCGACCGCGAGGCAATCATCAAGGCGCTGGCCGAGGGCCGCCTGGACGTGCTCGCCACCGATCACGCTCCGCACCTGCTCGAAGAAAAAGAGCAGAAATACGACAAGGCCCCCTCGGGCCTGCCGCTGGTGCAGTTCGCCCTGCAGGGCGCGCTGCAACGCGTGACCGAAGGCAAGCTCACCCTGGAGCGCGTGGTCGAGACCGTTTGCCACAACCCGGCGAAGCTGTTCAATGTGATGAACCGTGGCTTCCTGCGCGAAGGCTATGCGGCGGACCTGGTCCTGGTCGACCCGAACAAGCCGCATACCGTGACCCGCCAGGAAGTGCTCTCCAAGTGCGGCTGGTCGCCGTTCGAGGGCTACACCTTCAGTAGCAGCATTGCCTCCACCTGGGTGAACGGGCAGCGCGTGTTCGATGGCAAGACCGTCGACGACAGCATTCGCGGCCAGCGCCTCGAGTTCGATCGATGA
- a CDS encoding M23 family metallopeptidase, whose product MRAIIQGGAFVVAGIATAASAADIPSTMSQGALIIAHAPPGSAVRVNGKPVHVGDDGVFVFGAGRDEKGPIKVAVGSRTVSITVTPRDWPIERVEGVPPKTVNPPPNIAARIEREQALVVAARNRDDAREDFDHGFIWPVTGRISGRFGNQRIYNGDPKAPHSGMDIAVPEGTPVKAPADGIITFAQPDLYLTGGTVLLDHGFGLSSNFLHLSRIDVKVGQHVHQGQVIGAAGKTGRATGPHVHWGFNWFGVRLDPLLLPGIQ is encoded by the coding sequence TTGCGCGCGATCATCCAGGGCGGCGCGTTCGTGGTCGCAGGCATCGCCACCGCTGCGTCCGCGGCAGATATCCCGTCGACCATGTCCCAGGGCGCGCTCATCATCGCCCACGCCCCGCCCGGCTCCGCCGTGCGGGTCAACGGCAAGCCCGTCCATGTGGGCGACGATGGCGTCTTCGTGTTCGGCGCCGGCCGGGATGAAAAGGGGCCGATCAAGGTGGCCGTGGGTAGCCGCACGGTGAGCATTACCGTGACCCCACGCGATTGGCCCATCGAGCGCGTGGAGGGTGTCCCGCCAAAAACGGTGAACCCGCCCCCGAACATCGCCGCACGGATCGAGCGCGAACAAGCCCTCGTGGTCGCGGCGCGCAACCGCGACGATGCGCGCGAGGACTTCGACCACGGGTTTATCTGGCCGGTTACGGGGCGCATCAGCGGCCGCTTTGGCAACCAGCGCATCTACAACGGCGACCCAAAGGCCCCGCACTCGGGCATGGATATCGCCGTGCCTGAAGGCACGCCCGTGAAAGCGCCGGCGGACGGGATCATCACGTTCGCCCAGCCGGATCTCTATCTCACCGGTGGCACCGTGCTGCTCGACCATGGCTTTGGCCTGTCGTCGAACTTCCTGCACCTGTCACGGATCGACGTGAAGGTCGGGCAACACGTGCACCAGGGCCAGGTGATTGGCGCGGCGGGCAAGACCGGGCGCGCCACAGGGCCGCATGTGCATTGGGGGTTTAACTGGTTCGGCGTGCGGCTGGATCCGTTGTTGTTGCCGGGGATCCAGTAA
- the folE2 gene encoding GTP cyclohydrolase FolE2 — protein sequence MYIQDSPTRLLPDVASQEHALAIGTLDWVGMDGMEMPVAFDAGDGDVRSTGARVGAFVNLTKPEKRGIHMSRLYLLVSEALSAGPLTVAGIRALLGEFLSSHEGLSDHARITIGFEHLVRRRALRSDNSGWRAYPITIDATMRGDQFHLEVTTDVVYSSTCPASAALSRQLIQDNFVKSFPADQALDRETILAWLGTEQGIIATPHAQRSTATIRVAPKGEGVFNLIGMIDNVEAALGTPVQTAVKRADEQAFALANGSNLMFCEDAARRIQKTLEADPGVADFHVRVAHHESLHPHDAVAFASKAR from the coding sequence ATGTACATCCAAGATTCCCCGACCCGCCTGCTGCCCGACGTTGCGTCGCAGGAGCATGCCCTGGCCATTGGCACGCTCGACTGGGTCGGCATGGATGGCATGGAAATGCCGGTGGCGTTCGACGCCGGTGACGGCGACGTTCGCTCCACCGGTGCGCGCGTCGGTGCGTTCGTGAACCTCACGAAGCCGGAAAAGCGTGGCATCCATATGTCCCGCCTGTACCTGTTGGTCTCCGAGGCCTTGTCCGCGGGGCCGCTGACCGTGGCGGGCATTCGTGCCCTGCTCGGGGAGTTCCTGTCCTCGCACGAGGGGCTTTCCGACCACGCCCGCATCACCATCGGCTTCGAACACCTGGTGCGCCGCCGTGCGCTGCGCAGCGACAACAGCGGCTGGCGCGCCTACCCGATCACGATCGACGCCACGATGCGCGGCGATCAGTTCCATCTGGAAGTAACCACCGACGTGGTGTACTCCTCGACATGCCCGGCGTCTGCTGCGCTGTCGCGCCAGCTTATCCAGGACAACTTCGTGAAGTCGTTCCCGGCCGACCAGGCGCTCGACCGCGAAACCATCCTGGCCTGGCTGGGCACGGAGCAGGGCATCATTGCGACGCCGCACGCCCAGCGCAGCACCGCCACGATCCGCGTGGCGCCGAAGGGCGAGGGTGTGTTCAACCTGATCGGCATGATCGATAACGTGGAAGCGGCCCTCGGCACGCCGGTGCAAACCGCCGTGAAGCGTGCCGATGAGCAGGCGTTCGCGCTGGCGAACGGCAGCAACCTCATGTTCTGCGAGGACGCCGCCCGCCGTATCCAGAAGACGCTGGAGGCCGATCCGGGCGTCGCCGATTTCCATGTACGTGTAGCCCACCACGAGAGCCTGCATCCGCACGATGCCGTGGCGTTCGCCAGCAAGGCGCGCTGA
- a CDS encoding squalene/phytoene synthase family protein codes for MSDGATQSYIDKWLAVQPQQRVALGFVDPAVRDERVALAAFEQELISSAYGIREPQVAAAKLQWWAEELSGAGASGGRHPLTKALFTSARAKIITPQLWIAPVLAAMAQLEQGTPSDFPAQVTASRNMHGALAALENAWWFGPEAPSEAAAEIATLSHLVFALSRLEFDADRERLPLPMSRLARHGLSRGQLKDDSPARREAIKAQLGDLAAGLGAALGKGQPLSTFRGLEGRTALATARGAARATEPFAELHKRQAQTGPATAFRAWRAARQAGRLG; via the coding sequence ATGAGCGATGGTGCAACCCAGAGCTATATCGACAAGTGGCTGGCTGTACAGCCGCAGCAGCGCGTCGCGCTGGGCTTCGTCGATCCGGCCGTGCGCGATGAGCGCGTGGCGCTCGCGGCGTTCGAGCAAGAGCTGATCTCCTCGGCGTACGGTATTCGCGAGCCCCAGGTCGCGGCGGCGAAGCTGCAGTGGTGGGCCGAAGAGCTCTCGGGCGCCGGTGCCAGCGGTGGCCGTCACCCGCTGACCAAGGCCTTGTTCACCAGCGCGCGCGCGAAGATCATCACGCCGCAGCTCTGGATCGCCCCCGTCCTCGCCGCCATGGCCCAACTGGAGCAGGGCACGCCTTCCGATTTCCCCGCGCAGGTGACGGCGTCGCGCAATATGCACGGGGCGCTGGCCGCGCTGGAAAATGCCTGGTGGTTCGGTCCGGAGGCACCCAGCGAGGCCGCCGCCGAGATCGCCACGCTGTCGCACCTGGTGTTCGCCCTGTCCCGGCTGGAGTTCGACGCGGATCGCGAGCGCCTGCCGCTGCCCATGTCGCGGCTGGCCCGGCACGGCCTGAGCCGTGGGCAGCTGAAGGATGATTCCCCGGCTCGCCGCGAGGCCATCAAAGCCCAGTTGGGCGACCTGGCTGCGGGCCTGGGCGCCGCGCTGGGCAAGGGGCAGCCCCTTTCCACCTTCCGTGGCCTGGAGGGTCGTACAGCGCTCGCCACGGCGCGTGGTGCCGCCCGGGCCACGGAGCCCTTCGCCGAATTACACAAGCGCCAGGCCCAGACCGGCCCCGCCACCGCCTTCCGCGCCTGGCGCGCGGCACGGCAGGCTGGCCGGTTGGGCTGA